A region from the Medicago truncatula cultivar Jemalong A17 chromosome 6, MtrunA17r5.0-ANR, whole genome shotgun sequence genome encodes:
- the LOC120575940 gene encoding uclacyanin 1-like yields MIEVPRKGPFKKGSYILVKYFIFLLSLDNLIRFSNTSTRINFLYFFGVLFIFVFDSFLKLHNSGEQIDSSHTGEWSGITSIHFPLLESFNVGDNFVFTYTPLYDVIEVNQQGYNTCTIANAISTYNSGETVIHVIESGKRYFVCGRMGHCQQGLKLKVKVQAQSNNTSTYFSTMPSFSS; encoded by the exons ATGATTGAAGTTCCACGAAAAGGTCCATTCAAGAAAGGATCATATATTttagttaaatattttattttcctcttATCATTAGACAATCTAATTCGGTTTTCAAATACATCCACAAGaataaatttcttatatttcttTGGCGTCCTCTTCATATTTGTGTTTGATTCTTTTCTGAAACTCCACAATTCTGGGGAGCAGATTGACTCCAGTCACACAGGAGAGTGGAGTGGAATCACATCCATTCATTTTCCTCTACTTGAGAGCTTCAATGTCGGTGACAATTTTG TGTTTACTTACACACCGTTGTACGACGTAATTGAGGTAAACCAACAAGGGTACAACACATGTACAATAGCAAATGCCATTTCGACATACAACTCAGGAGAAACAGTGATCCACGTCATTGAATCAGGAAAACGCTACTTCGTTTGTGGCAGAATGGGCCATTGCCAACAAGGCCTGAAACTCAAAGTCAAAGTTCAAGCTCAGTCCAACAACACCTCCACCTATTTCTCCACCATGCCCTCATTCTCCTCCTAG
- the LOC112422814 gene encoding protein FAR1-RELATED SEQUENCE 5-like, translating into MANECSGFHKVGFVKKDLYNQVGKQRKQLYFDVSDAVKYLKDLSLKDPLMFVTHTLDKDKRLERLFWSDGESQMNYEIFGDVIAFDVTYRKNKYNCPFVIFSSVNHHNHMIVFGAGIVTRETKETYVWLLEQFLSAMKGKHLLSVITDGDLAMRNAIKKNASSNIEIPVVMSYLKKCMLGDLEISAFEELWVEMVEKFGLQDNSWINEMCLTYFRFRKIESDFHSNYGQLVLQTGLQSIERSAAKLFTKEIFFMFRSVLKKALLIRITECQEMATSGSLYWDSQSAARYSGIVKMCKVVAGLVYEDLDEYQHFVESLGAELRRLKIKNKVDTT; encoded by the exons ATGGCCAATGAATGCAGTGGTTTTCACAAAGTTGGATTCGTAAAAAAGGATTTGTATAACCAAGTTGGTAAGCAACGTAAACAACTTTATTTTGATGTAAGTGATGCGGTGAAGTATCTTAAAGATCTGAGCTTGAAAGACCCACTTATGTTTGTGACACACACCCTTGATAAGGATAAAAGGCTTGAGAGATTGTTTTGGAGCGATGGGGAAAGTCAAATGAACTATGAGATATTTGGAGATGTCATTGCCTTTGATGTAACGTATCGAAAAAACAAGTATAATTGTCcgtttgttattttttcaagTGTTAACCACCATAATCATATGATTGTTTTTGGTGCTGGTATCGTAACACGGGAGACCAAAGAGACGTACGTGTGGTTGTTGGAACAGTTCTTAAGTGCAATGAAAGGGAAGCATCTGTTATCTGTAATCACTGATGGAGACCTTGCAATGAGAAATGCTATCAAGAAA AATGCATCGTCCAATATTGAAATTCCAGTAGTAATGTCTTATCTGAAAAAATGCATGTTGGGTGACCTTGAGATCAGTGCGTTTGAAGAGTTATGGGTTGAGATGGTTGAAAAGTTTGGTTTACAAGACAACAGTTGGATCAATGagat GTGTCTTACCTATTTTCGGTTTAGGAAAATTGAATCTGATTTCCATTCCAACTATGGTCAACTAGTTTTGCAAACCGGTCTACAGTCTATAGAGAGATCAGCAGCAAAGCTATTTACGAAGGAGATATTTTTCATGTTTAGGTCAGTTCTAAAGAAGGCACTTCTTATAAGAATAACTGAATGTCAAGAAATGGCTACAAG TGGTTCTCTGTACTGGGATTCACAGTCTGCTGCCAGATATTCCGGTATAGTCAAGATGTGCAAAGTTGTTGCCGGTTTGGTTTATGAAGATCTTGACGAGTATCAGCATTTTGTTGAAAGTTTGGGTGCAGAACTCCGGAGAttgaaaataaagaacaaaGTTGACACAACATAA